A genome region from Chlorogloeopsis sp. ULAP01 includes the following:
- a CDS encoding carbohydrate ABC transporter permease — translation MNSSSGNSQFKILGVYGFLAAIAAATLFPLLWLVSTALKSPTENIFQSPPQLLPAQPTFENFVMVWQTNPFGQYLFNSTLVALLTVGLNLLFCALAAYPLARLSFVGRDWIFIAIISTIMIPFQIVMIPLYILTVQLGLRNTYLGVIFPGLASAFGIFLLRQAFMSVPKEMEEAARMDGCSELGLWWYVMLPAIRPALVTLAIFVFIGSWSDFLWPLIVIQDENLYTLPLGVAKLAGTFSLDWRLVAAGSVISIAPVLLLFLFLQRYIVPTETGSGVKG, via the coding sequence ATGAATTCTTCGAGTGGCAATTCACAGTTCAAAATTCTGGGGGTGTATGGATTTTTGGCAGCGATCGCAGCTGCGACACTCTTCCCCCTACTTTGGCTTGTGAGTACGGCGTTGAAATCTCCAACTGAAAATATTTTTCAGTCGCCGCCGCAGTTATTGCCAGCTCAACCGACTTTTGAGAACTTTGTTATGGTGTGGCAAACCAATCCTTTTGGACAGTACCTGTTCAATAGTACCCTGGTGGCGTTGCTAACTGTAGGCTTAAATTTACTGTTTTGTGCTTTAGCTGCTTATCCCTTGGCAAGGCTATCTTTTGTGGGAAGAGACTGGATTTTTATTGCGATCATCTCTACAATCATGATTCCTTTTCAGATTGTGATGATTCCTTTATACATTTTGACAGTCCAGCTAGGTTTGAGAAATACTTATTTGGGCGTGATTTTTCCTGGTTTAGCTTCTGCCTTTGGTATTTTTCTATTGCGGCAGGCTTTTATGAGTGTTCCCAAAGAGATGGAAGAAGCAGCACGTATGGATGGCTGCTCGGAGTTAGGCTTGTGGTGGTATGTTATGTTGCCAGCAATTCGTCCAGCACTGGTTACCCTGGCAATTTTTGTTTTTATTGGTTCATGGAGTGACTTTCTTTGGCCTTTAATTGTCATTCAAGATGAAAATTTATATACCCTTCCTTTGGGAGTTGCAAAGCTAGCAGGTACATTTTCTCTAGACTGGCGCTTGGTAGCTGCTGGATCTGTAATTTCTATCGCTCCGGTACTGTTATTA